The Plutella xylostella chromosome 21, ilPluXylo3.1, whole genome shotgun sequence DNA window tttacaacTTCCGTCTGACGTTGACATTTCTCGTATTCGTTCTTTATCGCTGTCACTTCTGTTTCCTTCGAATAATCATTATTCCATTTGTTGGCCTCGTCCATCCTGACTTCGAACATACTCGAGTGCTGTTTTACCGACACCACCGACTTGTCTCCGCATCCGCTGCTCTGTTGCTGTTCGGGGTCCTGCTTTACCGACACGTCGTCTATCGGTCGTTCGCCTCCTGTGCAGCTGTAACACCATCTAGCTGGGCTTTCTCTTCTCGTTCGTGCACTCATCTCCATCTTTCTTTTCATATATTCGTAAATTTTCAGCTTTTCCTTCAGGTCCGGATATGTGGTGACACCATACAGCATGGCTTTGTGTAACACACAGTCTTCGATACCATCGACTATATATTGTATGGCCACGTAGTCTTCAAATCCACCGCGCTTCCCCAGCTCCTTCATCACCAGCATGTACTCATAACAGCTCTCCTCGCGCTTCTTCTTGCGGTTAGTCATGAGCTCGTGGATCACCTTCGGGTTGACATCGTAGGGAAACTCCTCCAGCAGAGCCCGCTGCAGTTCTTCAAAGGTCTTGAATGTATTCTCCGTACGGAGCCACAGACCTGCCACACCAGTCAGTGCCCGTCGCGCCATCAGCAGCTTTTGTGAAGGTGACCAGCCGAACACCTCCGCATTGTCGGTGATCTCCTCCACCCACCTTGCCGCCGGGTATGTCGGGTCTGCTCCCGAGAACCGTGGGATTGTCGCTGCCGCCATCATCATGTCGTCTTAgtaataaatttttcaccTTTTTCTTTTCACCTTCACcgtatttacattattatcacCTTCTATGTTTTCACCTTAATTTAATTCaccattattaatttttaattttcaccATAATTTCGCTTTAGTGCGCGCCGCCATCTTTTCCGTGTGTGAAATCCCTCACCAACATGAACCCGTATTTACAACGTTATTTACACCTTTATGTACATCTTCAGCACCTTTGGCTTATTTCCatcccggacgagcccccaaAAGTTGTGGGATGAAAATTAAAGCCGCCGATGCACttaaacaatctttatttaatttatttacacccAAGAAACAGAGAACAATCTTTCGTGCTAGACGCCATATTTACCAGAGACAGTTTATAAAGGGAACACCATAACCAATAATAATTCTATAATCTATTACTCTATGTTCCTACTCCTACACTtatacatgttttttttcatactgTACTCTACTTTAATAACACTTTTGTATTATCCGTCTCCCAATATTTGATATCACTTTCGATGGAgttaagtattgtttatcagCCATTGACATGGCCCAAGTTGAAGCTATTAAACTAGCCTGCAGGCGAACGCTTCTATTCGTTTAATACAAATAGGCTCATGctgcataatattaaatagacGGCATTTTCTGCACTGATAGGTGGCTTTTGGACTCAATCCACGGATTACGCCCCTTAGTCCTGCTagcatgtaggtacctactataaagCCAAGgacctatgtatgtatcttGTTTTCAACAGTAAGGATAGCATACAATACGAGTAGTTACAGTTAAACGC harbors:
- the LOC119693818 gene encoding uncharacterized protein LOC119693818, translated to MMMAAATIPRFSGADPTYPAARWVEEITDNAEVFGWSPSQKLLMARRALTGVAGLWLRTENTFKTFEELQRALLEEFPYDVNPKVIHELMTNRKKKREESCYEYMLVMKELGKRGGFEDYVAIQYIVDGIEDCVLHKAMLYGVTTYPDLKEKLKIYEYMKRKMEMSARTRRGERPIDDVSVKQDPEQQQSSGCGDKSVVSVKQHSSMFEVRMDEANKWNNDYSKETEVTAIKNEYEKCQRQTEVVNNVNNKQVLQNKKEKSSKEVPIELESIKEEKIVEHKVEEVCETKIVEEQVEKVEEKVEKVVKKEHFSGEFPSLVKEKDGSTRRYIDNRIMNTKVYTEINGIRQPIEKEVMVARAMEIERARRVGENCNFSDRIMKDAMEKDYHVLR